A stretch of the Candidatus Hydrogenedentota bacterium genome encodes the following:
- a CDS encoding PAS domain-containing protein, with product MGRNFDSDDAGLAEPGTSGRAAARLRIIMIIPLAWAAFVVVVPDFVMGMLNADIPQVHAACDISAVAITMAALLYLFLKIRDERRVTSLLLAGTLLLVLSQASRAARILGLLDFLHQDPPNNLYDLMHVFDDALNGFGLVFLTAAFFMAIVDLFAAKQRLTVQQEHLSEEILRRTRSEQSALQEKQQHEELLDSLPIGVFRTNPGPDGRFLEVNPAQVAILEADSEEELRKHRVSDVYRFAADRDELSRKLLQQGFVKNEEVQLVTLKGRPIWGSISAVTKHDQHGQPYFNGLVEDITLRVEAQESLALERARMVESARLASLGAMAGGIAHEINNPLAVISGCAEQLEALAAAQGNEGPANRLVPMIHRHINRIKNVLIGLRSLSHDASDDPFEVASIANLVAETLAICQERFRLSGIRLENQVCDKELAVECRAAQIGQVILSLLNNSFDAVKDLPAKWVRLSAADLGDSVEIAVEDSGGGIPTESAGQLFRPFFTTKAKHHALGLGLSICRTVVEAHHGVIDADHLSSHTRFFIHLPKLQLPSRESRKLAQAAQIQSR from the coding sequence ATGGGGCGGAATTTCGACTCTGATGACGCGGGCCTCGCGGAACCGGGGACAAGCGGCCGTGCGGCGGCACGCCTGCGCATCATCATGATAATTCCGTTGGCATGGGCTGCCTTCGTGGTGGTAGTGCCTGATTTCGTCATGGGGATGCTCAACGCCGATATTCCCCAAGTGCACGCGGCCTGCGATATTTCGGCGGTTGCCATCACCATGGCGGCGCTGCTGTATCTTTTCCTGAAGATTCGAGACGAGCGCCGGGTCACCAGTCTTCTGCTCGCGGGCACGCTACTGCTGGTCCTGTCGCAGGCCAGCCGGGCCGCGCGCATACTTGGCCTGTTGGATTTCCTGCATCAAGACCCGCCCAATAACCTGTACGACCTCATGCATGTCTTCGACGACGCCTTGAACGGCTTCGGTCTCGTGTTCTTGACAGCGGCCTTCTTCATGGCAATCGTTGACTTGTTCGCGGCGAAACAGAGGCTGACCGTACAACAAGAGCACCTTTCGGAAGAGATCCTGAGGCGAACACGGAGCGAACAGTCCGCCCTGCAGGAAAAGCAGCAACACGAGGAACTGCTGGATAGCCTGCCCATTGGCGTCTTCCGCACCAACCCCGGCCCGGATGGGCGTTTCCTGGAGGTCAACCCGGCCCAAGTAGCTATTCTTGAGGCGGATTCGGAGGAAGAGCTCCGCAAACACCGGGTCAGTGATGTGTACCGGTTCGCGGCCGATCGCGACGAGTTGTCCCGCAAGCTCCTGCAACAGGGTTTCGTCAAGAACGAAGAGGTGCAGTTGGTGACCCTCAAGGGACGGCCCATTTGGGGGTCAATCTCCGCGGTGACGAAACATGACCAGCACGGGCAGCCCTATTTCAACGGGCTGGTCGAAGATATCACCTTGCGCGTGGAAGCGCAGGAATCGCTGGCGCTGGAGCGCGCGAGGATGGTTGAGAGCGCCCGCCTCGCTTCCCTGGGCGCCATGGCCGGCGGCATTGCGCACGAAATCAACAATCCCCTGGCCGTTATCTCCGGCTGCGCGGAACAGTTGGAGGCCCTCGCCGCGGCCCAAGGAAACGAAGGCCCCGCGAACCGGCTCGTGCCCATGATTCACCGTCATATCAACCGCATCAAGAATGTCCTCATCGGTTTGCGTTCCCTCTCTCACGACGCCTCCGACGACCCGTTTGAAGTTGCCTCGATAGCGAATCTCGTTGCCGAGACCTTGGCTATTTGCCAGGAACGTTTCCGCCTCTCCGGGATTCGCCTGGAGAATCAGGTATGTGACAAAGAGCTTGCCGTCGAATGCCGCGCCGCGCAGATAGGCCAGGTTATCCTCAGTCTCTTGAACAATTCCTTCGACGCGGTCAAAGACCTTCCCGCGAAATGGGTCCGGCTCTCCGCAGCGGACTTGGGCGACAGTGTGGAGATCGCCGTTGAAGACAGCGGCGGGGGCATCCCCACAGAAAGCGCCGGCCAACTATTCCGGCCCTTCTTCACCACAAAGGCGAAACACCATGCGCTTGGCCTTGGGCTCAGTATTTGCCGCACGGTCGTGGAAGCCCACCACGGGGTGATTGACGCTGACCACCTCAGCAGCCACACCCGTTTCTTCATACATCTTCCCAAGCTTCAGTTGCCTTCCCGCGAATCTCGGAAGCTCGCGCAGGCCGCGCAAATCCAGAGCCGCTGA
- a CDS encoding PAS domain S-box protein, with amino-acid sequence MTISSQGREAVCEERTPAEAALREKEQLLHNLADNLPNVVVYQVMATPDGGRCFTYVGRGVEQLNEFTAEELMADATLLYSQMLPEYREVVREREAEALRNVTPVRVEVQSRLPSGRVRWFAYTSTPRRLPDGAVAWDGVEVDITARKEAEEALERRVAERTAELSLANQRLEATIEEHRKAESLLRDSEERFRSLYMASRDAIMVVTPDRGFLAANPATVALFACRDEQEFTNHTPASLSPERQPDGAPSTDKSQEMMRLALERGSHFFEWTHCRADGAEFPATVMLSRIEHRGTSALTATVRDITREKTVENALRETNEYLENLFNRANAPIIVWNAQLRITRFNRAFELLTGRPADTVIGQPLEILFPPERVESSMELIRKALAGEHWETIEIEILRTDGTVRTVFWNSATILDPAGQMPVATIAQGQDITERKKAEEELRGLQELYQAVVEDQTEVICRLNPEGQITFANDTFCRFFGRGKGELIGRVWTPCAHSGDVERVRHGLGQLSPENPVVVIENRVISGNGAQRWMQFVNRGFFDTEGNLREIQSVGRDVSERKQMEGLLKESEARYRALFDQAVDGIVFMSIDGAHLVVNEAFALMHGYDHPREMESVRLEDLETSETAQLRPERLRRLIDGESMTFEVEHFRKDRSVFPLDVSCRVIRVGGERYLLGFHRDITDRKKTEAALRESEAKYRTLIEESIQGIGITKGNRVVFANRALVEMFGYDSLEQAVHIPLLDFFAPESREKARQRLEQRESGQPVPQPGEYKAVRKDGSIIDVQTQSADIVIGNERLTQTAFRDVTELKKAEAERRHLEAQLQYAQKLESLGVLAGGIAHDFNNVLNLVFANVHHAKKVLSELSPARPFVDNIERSAGRAAALTRQMLAYSGKGSFRLEVLEIGEIVAEMVHLVQSSVSKKAALRVNLASDLPPVEADPAQVQQVVMNLILNACEALDEELGGLVTVSARALHCVKQDLLENKVMLDAPEGDYVCVEVTDTGSGMSEETKDRLFDPFFTTKFTGRGLGMSAVLGIMRAHHGAILVDSGVGKGTTVRVFFPVSARPLSQAAEAAREAPTAMSRRTATILFVDDEVDMLDLGALALRQMGYEVLTAANGGEAIEIFETHAGIIDCVLLDLGMPYMDGAQTLAELRRINPEVRVILASGYTEHEIQTRLAGQTVQALVVKPYDFSTLQTVLQEVLS; translated from the coding sequence ATGACCATCTCAAGTCAGGGGCGCGAGGCCGTCTGTGAAGAACGCACGCCGGCTGAAGCCGCACTGCGGGAAAAAGAGCAACTGCTGCACAACCTCGCTGACAATCTGCCCAACGTTGTGGTCTATCAGGTCATGGCTACGCCGGACGGCGGCAGGTGCTTCACCTATGTGGGCCGCGGCGTGGAACAGCTGAATGAATTCACCGCGGAAGAACTGATGGCCGATGCGACGCTTCTCTATTCTCAGATGCTGCCGGAGTACCGGGAGGTTGTCAGAGAACGCGAAGCGGAAGCTCTGCGGAATGTGACCCCGGTGCGGGTCGAAGTGCAGAGCCGTCTGCCGAGCGGGCGCGTGCGCTGGTTTGCATACACTTCCACGCCTCGCCGGCTGCCGGACGGCGCCGTGGCATGGGACGGCGTCGAAGTGGATATTACGGCACGCAAGGAGGCCGAAGAGGCGCTGGAGCGGCGCGTGGCGGAGCGAACGGCGGAGTTGAGCCTGGCCAATCAGCGCCTGGAAGCGACGATTGAGGAACACCGGAAGGCAGAGAGTCTGCTGCGGGACAGCGAGGAACGCTTCCGCTCCCTGTACATGGCTTCCCGGGACGCGATCATGGTCGTGACTCCGGACCGGGGATTCCTGGCCGCGAACCCGGCCACCGTCGCCTTGTTCGCGTGCCGGGATGAGCAGGAGTTCACGAACCATACGCCGGCGTCGCTCTCGCCGGAGCGCCAGCCGGACGGAGCGCCGTCAACCGATAAGTCGCAGGAGATGATGCGCCTGGCGCTTGAGAGGGGTTCGCATTTCTTTGAATGGACCCATTGCAGGGCGGACGGCGCCGAGTTCCCCGCCACGGTGATGCTGTCGCGGATCGAACACCGCGGCACGTCGGCCCTGACGGCCACGGTGCGCGACATCACCCGGGAAAAGACGGTTGAAAACGCGCTCAGAGAGACCAACGAATACCTGGAGAATCTGTTCAATCGGGCGAACGCGCCGATCATCGTCTGGAACGCGCAATTGAGAATCACCCGCTTCAACCGCGCCTTCGAACTCCTGACAGGGCGGCCGGCGGACACGGTCATCGGACAACCCTTGGAGATTCTCTTTCCTCCCGAACGCGTGGAAAGCTCGATGGAACTCATCCGGAAGGCACTGGCAGGCGAACATTGGGAAACCATCGAAATCGAAATACTGCGCACCGATGGGACCGTGCGCACCGTATTCTGGAACTCCGCGACGATCCTTGATCCTGCCGGGCAGATGCCCGTGGCGACCATTGCGCAGGGGCAGGACATCACCGAGCGCAAGAAGGCGGAAGAAGAACTGAGGGGGCTCCAGGAGCTGTATCAGGCTGTTGTAGAAGACCAGACGGAGGTCATCTGCAGGCTGAACCCGGAAGGGCAGATCACCTTTGCCAATGACACGTTCTGCCGCTTTTTCGGGCGCGGAAAAGGAGAACTGATCGGCCGGGTATGGACTCCGTGCGCGCATTCCGGCGATGTGGAACGGGTCAGACACGGACTAGGCCAACTCTCGCCTGAGAATCCGGTTGTTGTTATTGAGAACCGGGTTATCTCCGGAAACGGCGCGCAGCGTTGGATGCAGTTCGTCAATCGCGGCTTTTTTGATACCGAGGGCAATCTCCGGGAAATCCAGAGCGTTGGGCGCGATGTCTCCGAGCGCAAGCAGATGGAGGGACTGCTGAAAGAAAGCGAGGCGCGCTACCGCGCACTTTTCGATCAGGCAGTGGACGGGATCGTATTCATGTCGATTGACGGCGCACATCTTGTTGTGAACGAGGCATTTGCCCTGATGCACGGCTATGACCATCCGCGCGAAATGGAGTCCGTGAGACTGGAGGATCTCGAAACGTCCGAAACCGCCCAACTGCGGCCCGAGCGCCTGCGCCGCCTGATAGACGGCGAGAGCATGACGTTCGAGGTCGAACACTTCCGGAAAGACAGGTCCGTTTTCCCGCTGGACGTCAGTTGCAGGGTCATACGAGTGGGAGGGGAGCGCTATTTGCTCGGATTCCACCGCGACATCACCGACCGCAAGAAAACAGAGGCTGCCCTGCGGGAATCCGAGGCCAAATACCGGACATTGATAGAGGAATCGATTCAAGGGATCGGGATTACGAAGGGGAATCGAGTCGTATTCGCCAATCGGGCTTTGGTGGAAATGTTCGGCTACGACTCTCTCGAGCAGGCGGTGCACATCCCCTTGCTTGACTTTTTCGCGCCCGAGTCCCGGGAAAAGGCGCGCCAGAGGCTTGAGCAGCGGGAATCCGGCCAGCCGGTGCCGCAGCCGGGCGAATACAAGGCCGTCAGGAAGGATGGTTCGATAATAGACGTGCAAACGCAATCCGCGGACATCGTTATTGGCAATGAGCGGCTTACCCAGACGGCGTTTCGAGACGTTACGGAATTGAAGAAGGCGGAAGCGGAGCGGCGTCACCTCGAAGCACAGCTTCAATATGCGCAAAAACTGGAGAGCCTCGGCGTGCTCGCGGGCGGCATCGCGCACGATTTCAATAACGTTCTGAATCTCGTTTTCGCAAACGTTCACCACGCAAAGAAGGTGCTGTCCGAACTGTCGCCCGCCAGGCCCTTTGTCGACAACATTGAACGGTCCGCCGGCCGCGCGGCCGCGCTGACGCGCCAGATGCTGGCCTATTCCGGCAAGGGGAGCTTTCGCCTCGAAGTGCTCGAGATTGGCGAAATCGTGGCAGAGATGGTTCACTTGGTTCAATCATCGGTCTCGAAAAAAGCGGCGCTGCGGGTGAACCTGGCAAGTGACCTTCCGCCCGTTGAAGCCGACCCGGCGCAGGTCCAGCAGGTTGTCATGAACCTGATTCTCAATGCGTGCGAGGCTTTGGACGAAGAACTAGGCGGGCTGGTCACGGTGTCGGCGAGGGCGCTTCACTGCGTCAAGCAGGACTTGCTCGAGAATAAGGTGATGTTGGACGCCCCGGAAGGCGATTACGTGTGCGTCGAGGTGACCGATACGGGAAGCGGCATGAGCGAAGAGACTAAGGACCGGCTCTTCGACCCCTTCTTCACGACCAAGTTCACGGGGCGCGGGCTGGGAATGTCGGCCGTGCTGGGAATCATGCGCGCCCATCATGGCGCCATCCTTGTCGATAGCGGTGTCGGGAAGGGGACGACGGTGCGGGTCTTTTTCCCTGTATCGGCCAGACCTCTGTCTCAGGCCGCTGAGGCGGCCCGGGAAGCTCCCACCGCCATGTCGCGGAGAACCGCGACCATTCTCTTCGTGGACGATGAAGTCGATATGCTGGACCTCGGCGCGCTGGCGCTCCGGCAGATGGGTTACGAAGTGCTTACCGCGGCCAATGGCGGGGAGGCCATCGAGATCTTTGAAACGCACGCGGGTATCATCGATTGCGTGCTGCTTGACTTGGGCATGCCGTACATGGACGGCGCGCAGACGCTGGCGGAATTGCGCCGGATTAATCCCGAGGTCCGCGTCATTTTGGCGAGCGGCTACACCGAGCACGAGATCCAGACGCGCCTTGCGGGGCAAACCGTGCAGGCCTTGGTTGTGAAGCCCTATGACTTCAGTACCCTGCAGACGGTGCTTCAGGAAGTATTGAGCTGA